In one Kiritimatiellia bacterium genomic region, the following are encoded:
- a CDS encoding IMP cyclohydrolase: MTVRDFKKVYKTIMDDHFPPAMEISFVDGKKRQTLFYEKQSWLIDGVNKGLRYGENPGQEAALYKLVNGNLALGGVESVLPGRYLASDVELLQSGKHPGKTNITDVDNALNIMRHLMDTPCAVIVKHNNPCGVAKADTLAAAYERANLADRVAAFGGAIVLNREVDRPAAELILRQYAEVVAAPGFASGVLEMFAAKKNLRVMRIADIAKLKEFAAARVVDFKSLVDGGVVAQWSFSPEARAREKLLPAQTVYKDREYKINRLPTEREYDDLLFGWLVECGVTSNSVIYVKDGVTIGIGTGEQDRVGVAEIARDKAYRKLADRLAWEKHKTPYNNLKDEGIKKEIDAEVAGKRGGLIGACMVSDAFFPFRDGVDVGIREGVTAVIQPGGSERDFESIEACNEAGVAMVFTGQRCFKH; this comes from the coding sequence ATGACAGTTAGAGATTTCAAAAAGGTCTATAAAACCATCATGGACGATCATTTTCCGCCGGCGATGGAGATCAGTTTCGTTGACGGAAAAAAACGGCAGACTCTCTTTTATGAAAAACAAAGCTGGCTGATTGACGGCGTCAACAAGGGCCTGCGTTACGGCGAAAATCCGGGCCAGGAGGCCGCGCTTTACAAGCTGGTGAACGGCAACCTGGCGCTGGGCGGGGTGGAAAGCGTTCTGCCCGGCCGTTATCTGGCCTCGGACGTTGAATTGCTGCAGTCCGGCAAGCACCCGGGCAAAACCAACATCACCGACGTTGATAACGCGCTCAATATCATGCGCCACCTCATGGACACTCCCTGCGCGGTCATCGTCAAACACAACAATCCCTGCGGCGTGGCCAAGGCGGACACGCTGGCCGCGGCCTATGAGCGCGCCAATCTCGCCGACCGCGTGGCGGCCTTCGGCGGGGCGATCGTCCTCAACCGCGAGGTGGATCGCCCCGCGGCCGAACTGATCCTACGGCAATATGCCGAGGTGGTCGCCGCCCCCGGGTTCGCTTCCGGTGTTCTGGAAATGTTCGCCGCTAAAAAAAATCTGCGCGTCATGCGTATCGCCGATATCGCAAAACTGAAGGAGTTCGCGGCCGCCCGGGTCGTTGATTTCAAATCGCTGGTGGACGGCGGCGTGGTCGCCCAGTGGTCGTTTTCCCCGGAAGCGCGCGCGCGCGAAAAACTGCTTCCGGCCCAGACCGTTTACAAGGACAGGGAATATAAAATCAACCGCCTGCCGACGGAACGCGAATACGACGACCTGCTTTTCGGCTGGCTGGTGGAATGCGGGGTTACCAGCAATTCCGTCATTTATGTCAAGGACGGCGTCACCATCGGCATCGGCACGGGCGAGCAGGACCGCGTCGGCGTGGCGGAGATTGCGCGCGACAAGGCCTACCGCAAGCTGGCCGACCGGCTGGCCTGGGAAAAACATAAAACTCCCTACAACAATCTTAAGGACGAGGGGATCAAGAAGGAAATTGACGCGGAAGTGGCCGGAAAAAGGGGTGGCCTGATCGGCGCCTGCATGGTTTCCGACGCGTTTTTTCCTTTCCGGGACGGCGTGGATGTCGGCATCAGGGAAGGCGTTACGGCCGTGATCCAGCCCGGGGGTTCGGAAAGGGATTTTGAAAGCATTGAGGCCTGCAACGAAGCCGGGGTGGCCATGGTCTTTACCGGCCAGAGATGTTTCAAGCATTAA
- a CDS encoding 2-dehydropantoate 2-reductase, with product MHIAVIGPGGIGCLFSALLAEAGHEVWLVDRRPDRAALVSCDGLTIEKDGKTRRVSLRAAAQPAEAGPAELIILCVKAHETAGAMPSVAALSAPHTKVLSLQNGLGNLEALKTAVAGGNLFAGITTHGAMVIGLNHVRHAGAGPTFVGALSQNKSGAEMLAETLTGAGIETSAAANTIGMLWSKLVINAAICPVSVLAGLPNGQLVKDRRWRALMCEAAAEGAGIAAAKGIRLIFPDPAAAVLEVCEKTAGNISSMLQDVRRGRHTEITAINGAIVRAAAELSREAPTSAMLCEKVLEIEKHKEYKD from the coding sequence ATGCATATTGCCGTCATAGGCCCCGGTGGTATCGGCTGCCTTTTTTCGGCGCTGCTGGCCGAGGCCGGCCATGAGGTCTGGCTCGTTGACCGGCGCCCCGACCGGGCCGCGCTTGTTTCCTGCGACGGGTTGACGATTGAAAAAGACGGGAAAACGCGGCGGGTGTCCTTGCGGGCTGCCGCCCAGCCGGCGGAGGCTGGTCCGGCGGAGTTGATTATTCTCTGCGTCAAGGCGCACGAGACCGCCGGGGCCATGCCGAGCGTCGCCGCGCTTTCCGCCCCGCATACAAAAGTCCTTTCCCTGCAAAACGGCCTCGGCAACCTGGAAGCCCTTAAAACCGCGGTGGCCGGCGGAAATCTTTTCGCGGGCATAACCACCCACGGCGCCATGGTCATCGGCCTGAACCATGTCCGCCATGCCGGCGCGGGGCCGACCTTTGTCGGCGCCCTGTCTCAAAACAAATCCGGCGCCGAAATGCTGGCGGAGACGCTGACCGGCGCCGGGATTGAAACTTCGGCGGCGGCCAACACCATCGGCATGCTCTGGAGCAAGCTGGTGATCAACGCGGCGATTTGTCCGGTGTCCGTCCTGGCCGGCCTTCCCAACGGCCAGCTCGTCAAAGACAGGAGATGGCGCGCGTTGATGTGCGAAGCGGCGGCGGAAGGCGCCGGAATCGCCGCCGCAAAAGGCATCAGGTTGATCTTTCCGGACCCGGCGGCGGCCGTCCTGGAGGTCTGCGAAAAAACCGCCGGCAATATTTCCTCAATGCTCCAGGACGTCCGGCGCGGGCGGCACACGGAAATAACGGCCATCAACGGGGCCATCGTCCGCGCCGCCGCCGAGCTTTCCCGGGAAGCGCCGACCAGCGCCATGCTCTGCGAAAAAGTGCTTGAAATTGAGAAACACAAGGAATATAAAGACTGA
- a CDS encoding sugar phosphate isomerase/epimerase, translating to MHVSIRDDVVRQAGYKSIGEGLKDLRLDSVEVEFFRDYTVWDPAGWNKISFTPASAAQTLRDAYGKKNIKICAFLLHNNFNCAEPPKEVQWVVDVIKTADALNIPAIRIDAITKGEKEEPFETRVGRFVDCMRKVIAATPDSRAGLGIENHGIQGNDPAFLKQVIERVGSGRLGVNMDTGNFYWYGFPLNEVYEILRSVAKYTKHTHVKNIRYPEETRQQKRANGWEYGKYVSPIYEGDIDHKQVVAILKDVGYNGPLTIEDECLGKLDGNQKKEVLRKDAVYLKSLLK from the coding sequence ATGCACGTATCAATCCGCGATGATGTTGTAAGGCAGGCCGGGTATAAAAGCATCGGCGAAGGGCTGAAGGATTTGCGGCTGGACAGCGTTGAGGTTGAGTTTTTCCGCGACTACACCGTCTGGGACCCGGCCGGCTGGAACAAGATTTCTTTTACCCCCGCATCCGCCGCGCAAACCCTGCGGGATGCTTACGGGAAAAAGAACATAAAAATCTGCGCTTTTCTCCTGCACAATAATTTCAACTGCGCCGAGCCGCCGAAGGAAGTGCAATGGGTCGTTGACGTGATCAAGACGGCCGATGCGCTGAACATTCCGGCCATCCGGATTGACGCCATAACCAAGGGAGAAAAAGAAGAGCCGTTTGAAACAAGAGTGGGCCGGTTTGTGGACTGCATGCGCAAGGTCATTGCGGCCACCCCGGACAGCCGGGCCGGGCTGGGCATTGAGAATCACGGCATTCAGGGCAATGACCCGGCGTTTCTCAAGCAGGTCATTGAGCGGGTCGGCAGCGGACGCTTGGGCGTCAACATGGATACCGGCAACTTTTACTGGTATGGATTTCCGCTGAACGAGGTTTATGAAATCCTGCGTTCCGTGGCCAAATACACCAAGCACACGCACGTCAAAAACATCCGCTATCCTGAGGAGACCCGCCAGCAGAAACGGGCCAACGGATGGGAATACGGCAAATATGTTTCGCCGATTTACGAGGGCGATATTGACCACAAACAGGTCGTGGCCATCCTGAAAGACGTCGGCTATAACGGACCGTTGACCATTGAGGATGAATGCCTGGGCAAGCTGGACGGGAATCAAAAGAAAGAAGTGTTGCGCAAGGATGCCGTCTATTTGAAAAGCCTGCTGAAATAA
- a CDS encoding ABC transporter ATP-binding protein has translation MKFHHRQYDFRPPYRERERKKGHVSLFFRFIRIYMAPFKKLLLACILMTVLDYCGSFYILAYYSKLVIDSILVVSPPAVDPGFHEKNAEKSLPGLKQDRKQTAPAENGRRTIRTKEQPKTFSRRPPGARQKLWGVFALYAITMIVGNLFGRTAGRLRIAIGQKLTLKLREDMHAKIMRLSLDYYALHTPGRLLARIISDTGAVQDQLMNILVNGFSQLAIVLTGAVILLIINWQMMLIVAVSLPFYVLIYKTAHPLLIKIHREMSHTNACLWGLASQKLDAIRMIQAGNREKKERLFFHRLAACYLRDSLAQNRIGATANTLGASLSGLISGAAVFLYGIHQVLNHNLTLGEMMYAWGTACALFGPILQISGLNTTFAHLLVTLRRLSEVLDEPVKIADAPDAVDFPAPLRRGIVFNRVRFGYDPDGEEALKDISLKIPAGSWLCVMGASGCGKTTLLHLSDRLFDPTSGAIMIDDIPLTRIKLASLRRRVALVPQEPQIISGTVRDNICYGWPEAEPSQIIAAAAAAEFHDFVMTLPAKYETMLGEKGASLSGGQKQRLSLARALLTDPEVLLLDDCTSSLDAETETRIQETLSRILAGKTAIIVSQRVSMARRCQRVCVIENGLVTEEGAPGELAARNGFYARLHARQTE, from the coding sequence GTGAAGTTTCATCACCGCCAGTACGACTTTCGCCCGCCTTACCGCGAGCGGGAACGCAAAAAAGGCCACGTGAGCCTTTTTTTCAGGTTCATCCGCATTTATATGGCGCCCTTCAAAAAACTGCTCCTGGCATGCATTCTCATGACGGTGCTGGACTACTGCGGCTCATTTTATATCCTGGCGTATTACAGCAAACTGGTTATTGACTCCATCCTCGTGGTCAGTCCGCCCGCCGTTGATCCGGGTTTCCATGAGAAAAACGCCGAAAAGAGTTTGCCGGGATTAAAGCAGGACAGGAAACAAACCGCGCCGGCGGAAAACGGCCGCAGGACAATCCGGACCAAAGAACAGCCCAAAACTTTTTCCCGGCGGCCGCCGGGCGCGCGGCAGAAATTATGGGGCGTTTTCGCGCTCTATGCCATCACCATGATCGTTGGCAATCTGTTCGGCCGGACGGCGGGACGCCTGCGGATCGCCATCGGCCAGAAACTGACCCTGAAATTACGCGAAGACATGCACGCCAAAATCATGCGCCTCTCGCTGGATTACTACGCCCTGCACACGCCGGGCCGGCTGCTTGCCCGCATTATTTCCGATACCGGCGCCGTGCAGGACCAGTTGATGAACATATTGGTCAACGGCTTTTCACAACTGGCGATTGTTCTGACCGGCGCCGTTATCCTGCTGATTATCAACTGGCAAATGATGCTGATTGTGGCCGTTTCCCTGCCGTTTTACGTCCTGATTTACAAGACGGCCCATCCGCTGCTGATAAAAATCCACCGGGAAATGAGCCACACCAACGCCTGCCTCTGGGGACTGGCATCGCAAAAGCTGGACGCCATCCGTATGATCCAGGCCGGCAACCGCGAAAAAAAGGAACGTTTGTTCTTCCACCGGCTGGCGGCCTGTTATCTGCGCGACTCGCTGGCCCAGAACAGGATCGGCGCAACCGCCAATACCCTCGGCGCCAGCCTGAGCGGACTGATTAGCGGCGCGGCCGTATTCCTCTACGGCATTCACCAGGTGCTCAACCATAACCTGACCCTGGGCGAAATGATGTACGCCTGGGGAACGGCCTGCGCCCTCTTCGGGCCGATCCTGCAGATCAGCGGCCTGAACACAACCTTCGCCCACCTGCTCGTCACCCTGCGGCGGCTTTCGGAAGTGCTGGATGAACCGGTTAAAATCGCCGACGCCCCGGATGCGGTTGACTTTCCGGCGCCCCTGCGGCGGGGAATTGTTTTCAACCGGGTGCGCTTCGGTTACGACCCGGACGGCGAAGAAGCGCTGAAGGATATTTCCCTGAAAATTCCCGCCGGCTCCTGGCTGTGCGTCATGGGCGCCAGCGGCTGCGGCAAAACCACTCTGCTGCACCTGAGCGACCGCCTCTTTGATCCGACCTCGGGCGCAATCATGATTGACGACATCCCCCTGACCCGCATTAAGCTCGCCTCCCTGCGCCGGCGGGTGGCGCTCGTCCCGCAGGAACCCCAGATTATCAGCGGCACGGTCAGGGACAACATCTGTTACGGCTGGCCCGAGGCCGAGCCGTCTCAAATCATCGCCGCCGCCGCCGCCGCCGAATTTCACGACTTTGTCATGACCCTGCCGGCGAAATACGAAACCATGCTCGGCGAAAAGGGCGCCAGCCTTTCCGGCGGACAGAAACAGCGCCTGTCCCTGGCGCGGGCGCTGTTGACCGATCCGGAAGTGCTCCTGCTGGACGACTGCACCTCCTCCCTTGACGCGGAAACCGAAACGCGGATCCAGGAAACGCTCTCCCGAATACTGGCCGGCAAGACCGCTATTATTGTTTCGCAGCGCGTTTCCATGGCCCGGCGCTGCCAGCGCGTCTGCGTGATTGAAAACGGGCTGGTCACGGAAGAAGGCGCGCCCGGCGAACTCGCCGCCCGGAACGGATTTTACGCCCGTCTCCATGCCAGACAGACGGAGTGA
- a CDS encoding ABC transporter ATP-binding protein, with amino-acid sequence MPEKQLLSHREIFSFLAPYRWRMTSLMALTIVLSILNMCTPLVSRAFIDRVVSLGQRELFAPLSLIQVFLVVIIPLAGFLQNIQMTYIGQKFVFDLRDFLYTHILGLSLRFFGKNSTGKLVNRVMGDSGTVARVLSAQTFTIISDVVCCAFAVTATFALNWRLAMLITLIVAIFVLNYVFNARKIRSLSEDFWWSHDRLAGGVQNRLVANVAVKSFGAEIREHGIFQDQVGLSMNLRETLGLASQKFTLNTALIQNLGRALLFFLGCHLVLAGEMTYGDVTAFVAYAMQLLWPAVRFSELALQLQDVRVALGRIFEISREKPEVVNTPRGIRPAALRGQIDFQKVNFEYEKNHPIIRDFDLHVAPGETAALVGPTGCGKSTLLLLLMRFYDVTGGRLLIDGRDVRDFDLYALRRAFGIVLQDPMLFNISIADNIRYVRPNARESEIEAAARAAEIHDFIMTLPDKYRTVIGQEGLQLSTGQKQRLTIARALLGKPAVMIMDEATSALDSESERAIQVAMERVLRNRTSFVVAHRLSTIRNASRIVLIKGGGILEMGTHDELMNIGGRYRALYNQHVGKEFIEDDTL; translated from the coding sequence ATGCCTGAAAAACAACTACTTTCCCACCGGGAAATATTTTCCTTCCTTGCGCCCTACCGCTGGCGCATGACAAGCCTGATGGCGCTGACAATTGTGCTCTCCATCCTGAACATGTGCACCCCGCTTGTTTCCCGGGCGTTCATTGACCGGGTCGTCTCCCTCGGCCAGCGCGAACTCTTTGCCCCCCTGAGTTTAATCCAGGTTTTCCTGGTAGTTATCATCCCGCTGGCCGGCTTCCTGCAGAACATCCAGATGACTTACATCGGCCAGAAATTCGTGTTTGATCTCAGGGATTTCCTCTACACGCACATCCTCGGCCTATCGCTCCGCTTCTTCGGCAAAAACAGCACCGGGAAACTGGTCAACCGGGTCATGGGCGACAGCGGCACCGTTGCGCGCGTTCTTTCCGCCCAGACCTTCACCATTATCTCCGACGTCGTCTGCTGCGCCTTTGCCGTCACGGCCACCTTCGCCCTGAACTGGAGGCTGGCCATGCTGATCACCCTGATTGTCGCCATCTTCGTTCTGAATTATGTTTTCAACGCCAGAAAAATAAGGAGTTTGTCGGAAGACTTCTGGTGGTCGCACGACCGCCTTGCCGGAGGCGTGCAGAACCGTTTGGTGGCCAACGTGGCCGTCAAATCCTTCGGCGCTGAAATCCGGGAGCACGGAATTTTCCAGGATCAGGTTGGGCTCAGCATGAATTTGCGCGAGACCCTCGGCCTCGCCAGCCAGAAATTCACGCTGAACACGGCGCTCATTCAGAACCTCGGCCGCGCCCTGCTATTTTTCCTGGGATGCCATCTGGTCCTGGCCGGCGAAATGACTTACGGCGATGTTACCGCGTTCGTGGCTTACGCCATGCAGCTGCTCTGGCCGGCCGTGCGTTTTTCCGAACTGGCCCTGCAGTTGCAGGACGTGCGCGTCGCCCTCGGGCGCATTTTTGAAATAAGCCGCGAGAAACCGGAGGTCGTCAACACGCCGCGCGGAATAAGACCCGCGGCCCTGCGCGGCCAGATAGACTTCCAGAAAGTCAATTTTGAATATGAAAAAAATCACCCCATTATCCGCGATTTTGACCTGCACGTTGCGCCGGGCGAAACCGCGGCCCTGGTCGGCCCGACCGGCTGCGGCAAAAGCACGCTCCTGCTTTTGCTCATGCGTTTCTACGACGTTACCGGCGGCCGGCTCCTGATTGACGGCCGGGACGTGCGCGACTTTGACCTTTACGCCCTGCGCCGCGCGTTCGGCATTGTCCTTCAGGACCCGATGCTTTTCAACATCTCCATCGCCGATAACATCCGCTACGTCCGGCCGAACGCCCGGGAAAGCGAAATTGAAGCGGCGGCGCGGGCCGCCGAGATTCACGATTTCATCATGACCCTGCCGGACAAATACCGCACCGTGATCGGCCAGGAGGGGCTGCAGCTTTCCACCGGCCAGAAACAGCGGCTCACCATCGCCCGCGCCCTGCTCGGCAAACCGGCCGTCATGATCATGGACGAGGCCACCAGCGCGCTGGACAGCGAATCCGAGCGCGCGATCCAGGTCGCCATGGAGCGGGTTTTGCGCAACCGCACTTCGTTTGTCGTCGCGCACCGCCTGAGCACCATCCGCAACGCCAGCCGGATCGTGCTGATCAAAGGGGGCGGAATCCTGGAAATGGGAACCCATGACGAATTGATGAATATCGGCGGCCGATACCGCGCGCTGTATAACCAGCACGTCGGCAAGGAATTTATTGAGGACGACACATTGTGA